A section of the Methanosarcina mazei S-6 genome encodes:
- a CDS encoding YgiQ family radical SAM protein — protein MSPEEVKARGWKELDVILVTGDAYVDHSSFGTAIIGRVLEDAGFRVGIIAQPRWENPEDFKKLGKPRLFFSVSAGNTDSMVSNLTPGLKPRNKDAYSPGGKTGLRPNRAAIIYSNRIKEAFPDMPIVLGGIEASMRRFAHYDYLSDKVRQSILADAPADLVVYGMGELQIVEIAKRLQAGEDIKGIRDISGTVWKMEVKAWKELKGKGKEKAGEQDESENATEEVAKDKSLDPAEFFKEYVEIPSFSEVSQDKAVFAKAFRTYFLEQNPVTGKGIVQPHPKTIIIQNKPMRPLTEAELDHVYELPYTGETHPSYTEPVPALEMVKFSLTTHRGCFGGCSFCAITQHQGRMIASRSIESILREAKKLTQKPDFKGIINGVGGPTANMYGMECRSWEKKGACLDKACLYPRVCPALDTSHKKLLELMHRLRELPGVRHVFTGYGVRYDLALEDEEYLEELCAHHISGQLRIAPEHFSGRVTDAMSKPGKEVYEKFADRFNAFNKKCGKEQYIVNYLMSGHPGCTLKDMIEMAEYVRDHGGYTEQVQDFTPTPMTVSTCMYYTGLDPFTGKKMYVARDKKEKAMQRALMHYRNPANYELVYEALEKAGRLDLVGNAHKCLIRRKERQRK, from the coding sequence ATGAGCCCTGAAGAAGTAAAAGCTCGCGGCTGGAAGGAACTTGATGTTATTCTTGTCACCGGAGACGCTTACGTGGACCACTCCAGTTTCGGGACTGCAATAATCGGAAGGGTCCTTGAAGATGCAGGTTTCAGAGTAGGAATTATTGCCCAGCCGCGCTGGGAAAATCCCGAAGATTTCAAAAAACTCGGAAAACCCAGACTATTCTTTTCCGTAAGCGCCGGAAATACGGATTCAATGGTAAGCAACCTGACACCCGGACTCAAGCCACGTAATAAAGATGCATATTCCCCGGGAGGAAAAACAGGACTTCGCCCTAACCGCGCAGCAATTATCTATTCAAACAGAATAAAGGAAGCTTTTCCTGACATGCCTATAGTACTCGGAGGAATCGAAGCTTCAATGCGGCGTTTTGCCCATTATGATTATCTCTCGGACAAAGTAAGGCAGTCAATTCTGGCTGATGCCCCTGCAGACCTCGTAGTTTACGGTATGGGTGAACTCCAGATTGTAGAAATTGCAAAACGGCTTCAAGCCGGAGAGGACATAAAGGGAATCAGAGACATCTCCGGAACTGTATGGAAAATGGAAGTTAAAGCCTGGAAAGAGCTTAAAGGAAAGGGTAAAGAAAAAGCCGGAGAGCAGGATGAATCTGAAAATGCAACTGAGGAGGTAGCTAAGGATAAATCTCTAGACCCGGCTGAATTTTTTAAGGAATATGTCGAGATTCCTTCGTTCTCCGAAGTTTCCCAGGATAAAGCGGTTTTTGCAAAGGCTTTCCGCACATACTTCCTGGAACAGAACCCTGTTACCGGAAAAGGTATTGTGCAGCCTCACCCGAAAACCATTATCATACAGAATAAGCCAATGCGCCCACTTACAGAAGCGGAACTTGACCATGTTTATGAACTGCCATATACAGGCGAAACCCATCCTTCTTACACCGAACCCGTACCTGCCCTTGAGATGGTTAAATTTTCCCTGACAACGCATAGGGGCTGCTTTGGAGGCTGTTCTTTTTGCGCCATCACCCAGCATCAGGGGCGCATGATTGCGAGCCGGAGCATCGAGTCTATACTGCGTGAAGCAAAAAAGCTTACCCAAAAACCTGATTTTAAAGGCATAATCAACGGGGTAGGAGGTCCCACTGCCAATATGTACGGCATGGAGTGCAGATCCTGGGAGAAGAAAGGAGCCTGCCTTGACAAAGCCTGCCTCTACCCGCGCGTCTGCCCTGCTCTGGATACAAGCCACAAAAAGCTGCTTGAATTAATGCACCGCCTTCGTGAGCTTCCGGGAGTCAGGCATGTATTTACAGGTTACGGCGTGCGCTATGACCTTGCCCTTGAAGATGAAGAGTATTTAGAGGAACTCTGTGCCCACCATATTAGCGGGCAGCTCAGGATCGCGCCTGAACATTTCTCAGGAAGAGTAACCGATGCAATGTCCAAGCCCGGAAAGGAAGTTTATGAGAAGTTTGCAGACAGGTTTAACGCCTTTAACAAAAAATGCGGCAAAGAACAGTATATTGTAAACTACCTGATGTCGGGCCACCCCGGATGCACTCTTAAAGATATGATCGAAATGGCAGAGTATGTGCGGGACCATGGAGGATATACCGAACAGGTTCAGGACTTCACTCCAACTCCTATGACAGTTTCAACCTGCATGTATTACACAGGGCTTGACCCGTTTACAGGCAAAAAAATGTACGTTGCAAGGGATAAGAAAGAAAAAGCAATGCAAAGAGCCCTTATGCATTACAGGAACCCTGCAAACTACGAACTCGTATATGAGGCTCTGGAAAAGGCAGGACGGCTTGACCTTGTTGGAAATGCCCATAAATGCCTGATAAGGAGAAAAGAAAGGCAACGAAAGTAA
- a CDS encoding MBL fold metallo-hydrolase: MEVRYICPTAYDSSVYLVNGKVLIDAGMNSDLIIKQLEKYIKLTELKLIILTHCHYDHTAAAAAIAEKSGAEVGIHKADLEGVNDEYLSVSVLFGERAPAVKPTITYEEGDKIDIGDGEYLKVIHTPGHSKGSICLYEPVSKSLFSGDTVFPGGGFGRMDFEGSEPNKMLGSVEKLTKLDVKNLYSGHGAPTDRDGNKQITASYTMLKMIMGA, encoded by the coding sequence ATGGAAGTCCGGTATATTTGCCCCACAGCTTACGATTCCAGTGTTTATCTTGTAAACGGGAAAGTCCTTATCGATGCAGGCATGAACAGTGACCTGATAATTAAACAGCTTGAAAAATACATCAAACTTACAGAACTGAAACTCATCATCCTTACTCACTGCCATTATGACCACACAGCAGCAGCTGCAGCAATTGCAGAAAAAAGCGGAGCAGAAGTTGGGATACATAAAGCTGACCTTGAAGGTGTAAACGATGAGTATCTGAGCGTTTCCGTGCTCTTTGGGGAACGCGCTCCTGCCGTCAAACCCACAATCACATATGAGGAAGGAGATAAAATTGACATCGGAGATGGGGAATACCTGAAGGTCATTCACACTCCTGGCCACTCAAAGGGAAGTATCTGCCTTTATGAGCCGGTTTCAAAGAGTCTCTTTTCAGGGGATACCGTATTTCCAGGAGGAGGGTTTGGGAGAATGGATTTTGAAGGCTCAGAACCCAATAAAATGCTCGGCTCCGTAGAAAAGCTTACAAAACTCGATGTAAAAAACCTGTACTCCGGGCACGGGGCTCCAACTGACAGGGATGGAAACAAACAGATCACGGCATCATATACGATGCTGAAAATGATTATGGGAGCATGA